A window of the Bacillus sp. A301a_S52 genome harbors these coding sequences:
- a CDS encoding ABC transporter ATP-binding protein — MADAHVQLKNVSKSYDGTTFAVKNTSVTIEPGEFFVLVGPSGCGKSTLLRMIAGLEKVTAGRLEIGGELANDMSPNKRQLSMVFQNYALYPHLTVEENILFGLKVRKISKSERKRRCLEAVEMLGMTEYLKRKPRELSGGQRQRVALARAVVSHMPICLMDEPLSNLDAKLRGQMRAEIRQLQQELGITMIYVTHDQVEAMTMGDRIMVLKEGEVQQIGRPMDIYNYPANTFVAEFIGAPPMNMAVGELTQGGRLIVKDGFSSQVIGAEQTASLERQVRVGIRPEKLLIEAPIDDKHYISLSGKIRQVELLGNETILTFDFGNTVWKSKVSGQWPVNKGENISFYVHEEDIQLFHMVSSKLLTVKAVNDLAVASTLYS; from the coding sequence GGATGCCCATGTACAGTTGAAAAATGTGAGTAAAAGCTACGATGGTACAACGTTTGCAGTTAAAAACACCAGTGTCACGATAGAGCCAGGTGAGTTCTTCGTTCTAGTAGGGCCTTCGGGGTGTGGAAAAAGTACATTATTACGTATGATAGCTGGACTTGAAAAAGTGACGGCAGGGCGTCTAGAGATAGGCGGTGAGCTGGCGAATGATATGTCGCCAAATAAACGGCAGCTATCCATGGTTTTTCAAAATTATGCGTTATATCCTCATTTAACAGTTGAAGAGAACATTCTCTTTGGACTAAAGGTAAGAAAAATATCAAAAAGTGAGCGGAAGCGGCGCTGTCTTGAGGCAGTAGAGATGCTTGGTATGACAGAGTATTTAAAAAGGAAGCCAAGAGAATTATCTGGTGGGCAAAGACAGCGTGTCGCATTAGCGAGAGCTGTGGTCAGTCACATGCCTATTTGTCTTATGGATGAGCCTTTATCAAACCTTGATGCTAAACTTCGCGGGCAAATGCGTGCTGAAATTCGTCAGCTTCAGCAAGAGCTAGGCATTACGATGATTTATGTGACACACGATCAAGTAGAGGCGATGACAATGGGAGATCGAATCATGGTATTAAAAGAAGGGGAAGTTCAACAGATTGGACGCCCTATGGATATATACAATTACCCAGCTAATACATTTGTGGCTGAGTTTATTGGGGCGCCCCCAATGAATATGGCTGTGGGGGAGCTAACACAGGGGGGGAGATTAATTGTTAAAGATGGATTTAGTTCACAAGTGATTGGGGCAGAACAAACAGCATCATTAGAAAGGCAAGTGCGCGTAGGAATCCGACCTGAAAAGCTTTTAATAGAGGCACCGATAGATGACAAACATTATATTAGTTTGTCTGGGAAGATACGCCAAGTGGAGCTTTTGGGAAATGAAACGATTCTAACATTTGACTTTGGTAACACTGTATGGAAATCGAAAGTATCTGGTCAGTGGCCGGTTAATAAAGGAGAGAACATCAGCTTTTATGTTCACGAAGAGGACATACAATTATTTCATATGGTGTCTTCAAAGCTGCTAACAGTTAAGGCTGTAAATGATTTAGCTGTAGCATCAACTCTATATTCATAG
- a CDS encoding sugar ABC transporter permease, whose protein sequence is MFYPMVKSLFLSFFFTDAQGEATAFVGFENYTYLFQSETFRQSVKVTLLFVLYTVPTSVIVSLFLAIIANEKLRGIGFFRTIFASTLGMSVAASAVIWLFMFHPTAGILNAFLGAINLPPVSWLQDSTMALVSVALTTVWMNTGFAFLILLGGLQNIDDHLYESAKIDGAGYFYQLFRITVPMLSPTLFFIITITFINSFQSFGQVDILTGGGPAEATNLIIYSIYREAFVYYQFGPASAQVVVLFLAVLVLTLLQFKFGERKVHYQ, encoded by the coding sequence ATGTTTTATCCAATGGTTAAGTCACTTTTTCTTAGCTTTTTTTTCACTGATGCTCAGGGTGAAGCCACGGCCTTTGTGGGATTTGAAAATTATACATATTTATTTCAATCTGAGACGTTCAGGCAAAGTGTGAAGGTAACCTTATTATTCGTTTTATATACAGTGCCAACAAGTGTGATTGTGTCTTTATTTTTGGCTATTATTGCAAATGAAAAACTGCGAGGCATCGGCTTTTTTAGAACTATTTTTGCCTCCACCTTAGGAATGAGTGTAGCCGCTTCAGCTGTTATTTGGCTGTTTATGTTTCACCCTACAGCCGGGATATTAAATGCTTTTTTGGGAGCAATTAATTTACCACCTGTTTCTTGGCTCCAAGATTCAACAATGGCGCTTGTTTCAGTTGCTTTAACAACAGTCTGGATGAATACCGGATTTGCCTTTTTAATACTGCTAGGCGGCTTGCAAAACATTGATGATCATTTATATGAAAGTGCTAAGATTGATGGCGCTGGCTATTTTTATCAACTTTTTAGAATTACAGTACCAATGCTGTCGCCTACCCTCTTCTTTATTATAACTATTACATTTATTAATTCTTTTCAATCTTTTGGACAAGTAGATATTTTAACAGGTGGTGGCCCGGCGGAAGCAACAAACCTTATTATTTACTCCATTTATCGTGAAGCGTTTGTTTACTATCAATTTGGGCCAGCTAGTGCACAAGTCGTTGTTCTATTTTTAGCTGTCCTCGTGTTGACACTCCTACAATTTAAGTTTGGAGAAAGGAAGGTGCATTACCAGTGA
- a CDS encoding carbohydrate ABC transporter permease yields MRKGMLYVLLSISGLALFFPIIYAFSVSFMTSDDILQRSLIPTNPTFQNYVDMFASVPIGHYLLNSFIVAAVTTLGMLCVSALAAFIFAFVPFKGRGGVFILVISTLLIPWEATMIPNFLTIQSFGWMNHYLGLTVPFFALAFGIFLLRQHFKTVPQELYEAAQVEGLSTFQIFYKVVIPYAKTSFVTLGIFGFLTTWNMYLWPLLVTTNDSVRTVQIGLRRLQADEVATNWGIVMAGVVMVILPTLILLMIGQKQLQKGLTKGALK; encoded by the coding sequence ATGAGAAAAGGCATGTTATATGTCCTTCTAAGTATTTCTGGATTAGCCTTATTTTTTCCAATCATATATGCTTTTTCAGTTAGTTTTATGACGAGTGATGATATTCTGCAACGTTCTTTGATTCCTACGAATCCAACCTTTCAAAATTATGTAGATATGTTTGCATCAGTGCCTATTGGACACTATTTATTAAATAGCTTTATAGTGGCCGCAGTGACAACACTCGGTATGTTGTGTGTCAGTGCCCTAGCGGCATTTATCTTTGCCTTCGTGCCATTTAAAGGGCGAGGAGGAGTGTTCATATTAGTTATTTCAACACTCCTTATTCCATGGGAAGCGACGATGATTCCAAATTTTTTAACGATCCAATCGTTCGGGTGGATGAATCATTACCTCGGTCTTACAGTTCCTTTTTTCGCTCTTGCCTTCGGGATATTTTTATTAAGGCAGCATTTTAAGACCGTTCCTCAAGAATTATATGAAGCGGCTCAAGTGGAAGGGTTATCCACGTTTCAAATTTTTTATAAGGTGGTGATCCCATACGCTAAGACGAGCTTTGTGACCTTGGGTATTTTTGGATTTTTGACAACGTGGAACATGTATTTATGGCCATTACTCGTGACGACCAACGATTCTGTTCGTACTGTGCAAATTGGATTAAGGCGTCTGCAGGCAGATGAAGTAGCAACTAATTGGGGAATTGTGATGGCAGGTGTTGTCATGGTTATTTTACCTACATTAATTTTACTTATGATTGGCCAAAAACAGTTACAAAAAGGTTTAACAAAAGGGGCACTTAAATAA
- a CDS encoding ABC transporter substrate-binding protein, with protein sequence MKKMTKCFFTFAFMLTVATGCQTNDEEEATANEPVAEQEENNDSNMETNEKDDVIEIEFWHAMGGGLGDTLEALISDYNASQSDYHIIPEYQGSYEELLTQFRTVGGTDTAPGLIQMFEVGTKYMIESDYIIPVQEWIDRDNYDITQLEENILSYYLVNEELYSMPFNSSTPALFYNKEMFEEVGLDPENPPSTFSEVAEAAELLTNDDTYGFSMLGHGWFFEQLISTQGADYVDEENGRGADANEALFGGDEGLRAYEWLADMNDSGTFNYYGRDWDDLRAAFQTENVAMYMDSSAGTKEMVDNASFEVGVAYIPHADEVERHGVVIGGASVWMGSGISDKQQEAAWDFMKWFNEPEVQAEWHVNTGYFSTNPAAYEEAIVHEEHESYPQLTVPIAQLQDTIPASATQGALISVFPESREQVVTSLEALYQGTSPEEALQQAVEGTNRAIDVAKRASE encoded by the coding sequence ATGAAAAAAATGACTAAATGTTTTTTTACTTTCGCATTCATGTTAACAGTGGCGACAGGTTGCCAAACTAATGATGAGGAAGAAGCCACCGCGAATGAACCTGTAGCAGAGCAAGAAGAAAACAATGATTCTAATATGGAAACTAACGAAAAAGACGACGTAATTGAGATTGAATTTTGGCATGCGATGGGGGGAGGACTTGGTGATACGTTGGAAGCATTAATTAGTGATTATAATGCCTCACAATCGGATTATCATATTATCCCTGAATATCAAGGATCCTATGAAGAGCTTTTAACACAGTTCAGAACGGTGGGAGGCACTGACACCGCTCCAGGCCTTATTCAAATGTTTGAAGTGGGGACTAAATATATGATTGAAAGTGATTATATTATCCCTGTTCAAGAATGGATTGATCGTGATAATTATGATATTACTCAGCTAGAAGAAAACATTTTAAGCTATTATTTGGTCAATGAAGAACTTTACTCAATGCCATTTAATTCCTCCACACCAGCCCTTTTTTACAATAAAGAGATGTTTGAAGAAGTGGGTTTAGACCCTGAAAATCCCCCGAGTACGTTTAGTGAAGTAGCTGAAGCGGCAGAACTATTAACAAATGACGATACGTATGGTTTTTCTATGCTTGGGCACGGCTGGTTCTTTGAACAGCTTATTTCAACACAAGGTGCCGATTACGTTGATGAAGAAAATGGACGTGGAGCAGATGCGAATGAAGCGCTCTTTGGTGGAGATGAAGGGCTACGAGCATACGAATGGTTGGCGGACATGAATGACTCAGGTACCTTTAATTATTATGGGCGTGATTGGGATGATTTACGTGCCGCATTCCAGACAGAAAATGTTGCTATGTATATGGACTCTTCCGCAGGGACGAAAGAAATGGTGGATAACGCAAGTTTTGAAGTTGGGGTGGCGTATATTCCACATGCTGATGAAGTAGAGCGACACGGAGTCGTCATAGGTGGTGCTTCTGTATGGATGGGAAGTGGCATTAGTGACAAACAGCAAGAGGCGGCGTGGGACTTTATGAAATGGTTCAACGAGCCGGAAGTACAAGCGGAATGGCATGTGAATACAGGTTATTTCTCAACAAATCCCGCTGCTTATGAAGAAGCTATCGTTCATGAAGAACATGAAAGTTACCCACAGTTAACAGTACCTATTGCTCAATTACAAGATACGATTCCTGCGTCAGCTACTCAGGGGGCATTGATTAGTGTCTTTCCTGAATCGCGGGAACAGGTCGTAACGTCACTCGAAGCATTATATCAAGGAACTAGTCCGGAAGAGGCATTACAGCAAGCGGTAGAGGGAACGAATCGGGCGATTGATGTGGCAAAGCGTGCCTCAGAATAA
- the sigX gene encoding RNA polymerase sigma factor SigX, which produces MREEFERLYQTYHQQLFQYLFYLVRNRETAEELVQEVYIKVLNSYETFEGKSSEKTWLYSIAKHVAIDWIRKQSRKKRKSEGKEYEWSEREFEIEDNYPLPEEIIVQKEEVQHIYKMLEKCSQDQQQVVLLRYIQSLSIAETADILGWTESKVKTTQHRAIKALKRHLEEADAALGEKEVSK; this is translated from the coding sequence GTGAGAGAGGAGTTTGAGCGGTTATATCAAACCTATCACCAACAACTTTTCCAATACCTCTTTTACCTTGTGCGAAACCGAGAAACAGCAGAAGAACTCGTGCAAGAAGTTTATATAAAAGTTTTAAATTCTTACGAAACGTTTGAAGGGAAAAGCAGTGAGAAGACTTGGCTTTACTCCATTGCGAAGCATGTGGCGATCGATTGGATAAGAAAGCAGTCCCGCAAAAAGCGTAAATCTGAAGGGAAAGAGTATGAATGGAGTGAGCGGGAATTTGAAATAGAAGACAACTACCCTTTACCTGAAGAAATCATAGTACAAAAGGAAGAAGTGCAGCACATCTATAAAATGCTTGAAAAGTGTAGTCAAGATCAACAGCAAGTCGTTTTACTCCGCTATATTCAATCCCTTTCTATAGCTGAAACTGCTGACATATTAGGATGGACTGAAAGTAAAGTTAAAACGACACAGCACCGTGCAATTAAAGCATTGAAAAGACATTTGGAAGAGGCGGATGCTGCGCTGGGTGAAAAGGAGGTAAGTAAATGA
- a CDS encoding sigma 54-interacting transcriptional regulator — MFKEIPQLPEVYRQLLDAIDIGIHVINHEGKSIIYNKKMSEIEDMNKEEVLNKSIMDIFLFNSEEESRLLQALSKGSTLRNAKQTYFNFKGQEITTINDTFPLIHNEMRIGAVEIAKDITKLERLTRETSREKQDAKFTFEQIIGNSSAIKEVIHNAQRATRTSSSVLISGETGTGKELFAQSIHNGSHRSSKPFISQNCAALPDSLIEGILFGSVKGAFTGATDHPGLFEQADGGTLMLDEINSLNASLQAKLLRAIQEKSIRRIGDTKNRTIDVRIIATVNEDPLLSLEKNRLREDLYYRLSVVSLTVPPLRKRKEDISLLADHFVQKYNQRFQLHVPRLTDEVSLFFQQYDWPGNVRELEHMIEGAMNLIDYDEPIHTIHLPIHIRKKFPHPTNHVTIGEANIFNQKTVEPAVKPLHTYIEEVEKMYIANVLSMYNGNISQAAEKLGIKRQSLQYRRRKFNL, encoded by the coding sequence ATGTTTAAGGAGATACCTCAATTACCAGAAGTATATAGACAACTTCTCGATGCCATTGATATTGGCATACACGTTATCAACCACGAAGGAAAGTCCATTATTTACAATAAAAAAATGTCTGAAATTGAAGACATGAATAAAGAAGAAGTTTTAAATAAGTCTATTATGGATATTTTTTTATTTAATTCTGAGGAAGAAAGCCGGCTACTACAAGCGTTAAGTAAAGGGAGCACTCTTCGTAACGCCAAACAAACTTATTTTAATTTTAAAGGCCAGGAAATTACAACGATCAATGATACCTTCCCCCTTATTCATAACGAAATGAGGATAGGGGCAGTTGAAATTGCAAAAGACATCACGAAACTTGAACGCCTGACCCGTGAGACTTCCAGAGAGAAACAAGATGCCAAATTTACTTTTGAGCAAATTATCGGGAATTCATCTGCAATTAAAGAAGTTATTCATAACGCTCAACGGGCCACTAGAACATCGTCATCTGTGCTTATTTCTGGTGAGACTGGTACGGGAAAAGAATTATTTGCACAAAGCATTCATAATGGTAGTCATAGATCCTCAAAACCATTTATTAGTCAAAACTGTGCCGCTCTCCCTGATTCCTTAATTGAAGGTATCTTATTCGGATCTGTAAAGGGAGCTTTCACTGGTGCTACTGACCACCCGGGCTTATTTGAACAAGCAGATGGCGGTACATTAATGCTTGACGAAATTAATTCGTTAAATGCATCACTACAAGCAAAATTACTGCGGGCCATTCAAGAAAAATCCATTAGGCGTATAGGTGACACTAAGAATCGAACGATAGATGTTCGAATTATTGCAACAGTGAACGAAGACCCTTTGCTTTCTCTTGAAAAAAACCGTCTAAGAGAGGATTTATACTACCGTCTAAGCGTCGTCTCACTTACAGTACCACCTCTCAGGAAACGAAAAGAAGACATTTCATTATTAGCCGACCATTTTGTACAAAAGTACAATCAGCGCTTCCAATTACATGTTCCAAGGCTTACAGATGAAGTGAGCCTTTTTTTTCAACAATACGATTGGCCAGGTAACGTCCGGGAGTTAGAACATATGATTGAAGGGGCCATGAATTTAATTGATTACGACGAACCGATTCATACTATTCACTTGCCTATTCACATTCGAAAAAAATTCCCCCATCCTACTAATCACGTTACGATTGGCGAGGCTAACATATTTAACCAGAAAACAGTGGAGCCGGCTGTCAAACCTCTTCATACTTATATAGAAGAAGTAGAAAAAATGTATATCGCTAATGTCCTTTCTATGTATAACGGTAACATTAGTCAAGCAGCAGAAAAGTTAGGTATTAAACGTCAAAGCTTACAGTACCGCCGGAGAAAATTTAACTTATAA
- the pruA gene encoding L-glutamate gamma-semialdehyde dehydrogenase encodes MVVPYRHEPFTDFTVEENRKEYQEALDFVKGQLGQEYPLIINGEKVFTEDKTISENPSNKEEVVGFVSKCSRELAEKAMQAADEAFKSWKKWDPEARANILFKASAIIRRRKHEFSAWLTYEAGKPWKEADADTAEAIDFLEYYARQILRLKDGIDINSRDGEHNQFIYIPLGVGITISPWNFAFAIMAGTTAGPMVAGNTILLKPASTTPVIAYKFMEVLLEAGLPKGVVNYIPGSSAEMGDYLVDHPRTRFINFTGSKKVGLHIAERAAKVQDGQIWMKRVIAEMGGKDTIIVDDNADLDLAAESIVYSAFGFSGQKCSACSRAIIHEKVYETVLEKVVNRTKELTVGPVYQDNTNFMGPVNDQAAFEKVLNYIEVGKQEGKLMVGGEGDNTTGYFIKPTVFADVAPDARIMQEEIFGPVVAFAKAKDFNELIEIANNTEYGLTGAVISNNREHLEQAREDFHVGNLYFNRGCTAAIVGYHPFGGFNMSGTDSKAGGPDYLLHFLQPKTVSDMF; translated from the coding sequence ATGGTAGTACCTTACAGACATGAGCCATTTACAGATTTTACAGTTGAGGAGAATCGCAAGGAGTATCAAGAAGCACTTGACTTTGTGAAAGGTCAATTGGGTCAAGAATATCCCCTTATTATTAATGGCGAGAAAGTGTTTACTGAGGATAAAACGATTTCAGAAAATCCATCTAACAAAGAAGAAGTCGTTGGTTTCGTTTCTAAGTGTAGCCGTGAATTAGCTGAAAAAGCGATGCAGGCTGCTGATGAAGCCTTTAAATCTTGGAAAAAGTGGGATCCAGAGGCACGAGCGAACATTTTATTTAAAGCGTCTGCCATCATTCGTCGCAGGAAGCACGAATTTTCAGCATGGTTAACTTATGAAGCAGGAAAACCGTGGAAAGAAGCGGATGCAGACACGGCAGAAGCCATTGATTTTCTCGAGTATTATGCAAGACAAATCCTTCGCTTAAAAGATGGGATTGACATAAATTCTAGAGACGGAGAACATAATCAGTTCATTTATATTCCATTAGGTGTAGGAATAACAATTTCACCATGGAACTTTGCTTTTGCAATAATGGCTGGGACTACTGCGGGTCCGATGGTAGCAGGCAATACTATTTTATTAAAGCCTGCGAGTACGACACCAGTTATTGCTTATAAGTTTATGGAAGTGTTATTGGAAGCAGGCCTTCCAAAGGGTGTTGTTAACTATATTCCAGGAAGTAGTGCTGAGATGGGTGACTATCTTGTTGATCATCCTCGCACCCGATTTATCAATTTTACAGGTTCCAAAAAAGTAGGTCTTCATATTGCTGAAAGAGCGGCAAAAGTACAAGATGGCCAAATATGGATGAAGCGTGTCATTGCTGAAATGGGCGGAAAAGATACGATAATCGTAGATGACAATGCAGATTTAGATCTAGCAGCGGAGTCCATCGTATATTCAGCATTTGGCTTTTCAGGCCAAAAGTGCTCAGCATGCTCTCGTGCCATTATTCATGAAAAAGTCTATGAGACGGTTTTAGAGAAAGTCGTTAATCGCACGAAGGAATTGACGGTAGGGCCGGTATATCAAGACAACACTAACTTCATGGGACCTGTTAACGACCAAGCGGCGTTTGAAAAAGTACTAAATTATATTGAGGTTGGTAAACAGGAAGGGAAACTTATGGTTGGTGGTGAGGGAGATAATACCACAGGTTATTTTATTAAGCCGACAGTTTTTGCCGATGTGGCACCGGACGCCCGAATTATGCAAGAAGAGATATTTGGTCCAGTAGTGGCATTTGCGAAAGCTAAGGATTTTAATGAATTGATAGAGATTGCAAATAACACGGAATACGGACTGACAGGTGCGGTCATTTCTAACAATCGTGAACATCTTGAGCAGGCACGTGAAGATTTTCATGTGGGAAATCTCTACTTTAATCGTGGATGTACAGCTGCTATTGTCGGCTATCATCCGTTCGGAGGTTTCAATATGTCTGGAACCGATTCAAAGGCAGGTGGCCCAGACTATCTACTTCATTTCTTACAGCCGAAAACAGTCTCAGATATGTTTTAA
- a CDS encoding ornithine--oxo-acid transaminase, protein MTKSSEIIHLTEAYGANNYHPLPIVISKAEGVWVEDPEGRRYMDMLSAYSAVNQGHRHPKIIDALKQQADRITLTSRAFHNDQLGTFYEKVSRLTGKNMVLPMNTGAEAVETAVKAVRRWAYRVKGVEANKAEIIVCQDNFHGRTMTAVSLSSNDAYKQDFGPMLPGIKVIPYGDSAALKAAITPYTAAFLFEPIQGEAGINIPPEGFLKEAYAICKREQVLYVADEIQCGLARSGKMFACDWEEVKPDIYILGKALGGGVMPISAVAANDDILGVFEPGSHGSTFGGNPLACAVSIAALDVIEDEKLVEKSNHLGDYLKERLKTISNPQIKEVRGKGLFIGVELTEPARPYCEKLKEKGLLCKETHENVIRFAPPLIISKEDLDWAIEQIMDVLTF, encoded by the coding sequence ATGACAAAATCCTCCGAGATTATTCACCTGACAGAAGCATATGGAGCAAATAATTATCACCCGCTGCCTATCGTTATTTCAAAGGCAGAAGGTGTCTGGGTAGAGGACCCGGAAGGCAGACGGTATATGGATATGCTGAGTGCCTATTCTGCTGTAAACCAAGGACATAGACATCCTAAAATCATCGACGCTTTAAAACAACAGGCAGATCGGATTACGCTAACGTCGAGAGCATTTCATAATGATCAGCTGGGGACATTTTATGAAAAAGTATCCCGATTAACAGGTAAAAACATGGTTTTACCAATGAATACAGGTGCAGAAGCTGTTGAAACTGCGGTGAAAGCTGTGCGGCGGTGGGCATACAGAGTGAAAGGTGTGGAAGCGAATAAAGCGGAAATAATTGTGTGCCAAGATAATTTTCATGGTCGAACAATGACAGCTGTTTCATTGTCATCAAATGATGCTTATAAACAAGATTTTGGCCCGATGCTTCCAGGTATCAAAGTCATTCCTTATGGTGATAGCGCCGCTTTAAAAGCTGCAATTACACCATATACTGCGGCTTTCCTTTTTGAACCTATTCAAGGGGAGGCGGGAATTAATATTCCGCCAGAAGGCTTTTTAAAGGAAGCTTATGCAATTTGCAAACGAGAACAAGTGCTATACGTAGCGGATGAAATCCAATGTGGCTTGGCTCGTTCAGGAAAGATGTTTGCATGCGATTGGGAAGAGGTAAAGCCTGATATTTATATCCTCGGCAAAGCTCTCGGGGGTGGTGTCATGCCTATCTCTGCTGTTGCAGCGAATGATGATATTCTCGGTGTGTTTGAGCCCGGCTCTCATGGCTCAACATTTGGTGGTAATCCATTAGCGTGTGCTGTTTCCATCGCTGCTCTAGACGTCATAGAAGACGAAAAGCTTGTTGAGAAATCCAATCATCTCGGTGACTATCTAAAAGAACGTCTTAAAACCATTTCTAATCCACAGATAAAAGAAGTAAGGGGCAAAGGTTTATTTATAGGAGTTGAGTTAACTGAACCGGCTAGACCTTATTGTGAAAAGTTAAAAGAAAAAGGACTACTCTGTAAAGAAACACACGAGAATGTTATTCGTTTCGCTCCTCCGCTCATTATTTCAAAAGAAGACCTTGATTGGGCAATTGAACAAATTATGGACGTGTTAACCTTTTAG